In Vanessa atalanta chromosome 3, ilVanAtal1.2, whole genome shotgun sequence, one genomic interval encodes:
- the LOC125076997 gene encoding WD repeat-containing protein 55 homolog has protein sequence MTLDFRDFDKDSSDDSSSDLGEDSDINDDMSLSESGGEDEEDAGNNINQEENHDNCDDEDEVVKAIKAEKTKPRDHPPSIKCDDFIVDISFHPNKNIIGLANIVGDVLLYEYNNDETKLINTLELHTKACRDIEFDDEGLIMFTTAKDKAIMATDVETGKLKHCFENAHEEPIYKLISLDSNKIVTGDDCGTVKLWDMRKQNPIFSLKIGEDYISDMITNEAQKYLVCAGGDGMLTSIDLKGSKIYTSSEQYESELTCMGLFRSESKLLVGSSVGKFYLFNWKEFGLHSDEYVGQKHSIQCMIPITQNIVVSSGEDGILRAAHMFPQRQLGIVGQHSLPVEALDISHDGQYIASCSHDNDVKFWNIAYFESIDTMIDVNHKQNKKKDMINNLPSSNIKNASDFFSGLA, from the exons atgaccCTTGACTTTAGGGATTTTGACAAAGATTCTTCTGATGACAGCAGCAGTGACTTGGGAGAGGATTCAGATATAAATGATGATATGTCTTTAAGTGAAAGTG gagGAGAGGATGAAGAAGATGCAGGGAACAATATTAATCAGGAAGAGAACCATGATAATTGTGATGATGAAGATGAAGTTGTAAAAGCTATTAAAGCAGAAAAAACAAAACCACGAGATCATCCGCCAAGTATTAAATGTGATGATTTCATTGTAGATATTTCATTTCatcctaataaaaatattataggctTGGCAAATATAGTTGGAGATGTCTTACTTTATGAGTATAATAATGATGAAACAAAACTTATCAACACACTAGAACTACACACAAAAGCTTGCAGGGATATTGAATTTGATGATGAAGgattaattatgtttactaCAGCAAAA gATAAAGCAATTATGGCTACAGATGTAGAAACTGGAAAACTAAAGCATTGTTTTGAAAATGCTCATGAAGaaccaatttataaattaatatctttggatagcaataaaatagttacag GTGATGATTGTGGCACAGTGAAGCTTTGGGATATGAGGAAACAAAATCCTATATTTAGCCTAAAAATTGGAGAAGATTATATTTCAGATATGATTACTAATGAAGCTCAAAAGTACTTAGTTTGTGCCGGTGGTGATGGTATGCTCACTTCTATTGACTTGAAAGGAAG tAAAATATACACATCCTCGGAGCAGTATGAATCAGAGTTAACTTGCATGGGACTATTCCGTTCAGAGTCAAAGTTACTAGTGGGATCATCAGTAGGTAAATTTTACTTGTTTAACTGGAAAGAATTTGGATTACATAGTGATGAATATGTTGGACAGAAACATTCCATACAATGTATGATACCCATAACACAAAATATAGTTGTGTCATCTGGAGAGGATGGGATACTAAGAGCAGCACACATGTTTCCACAACGGCAACTAGGAATTGTAGGACAACATAGTTTACCAGTAGAAGCTCTTGATATTAGTCATGATGGCCAATATATTGCATCTTGCTCACACGATAATGATGTCAAATTTTGGAATATTGCTTACTTTGAATCAATTGATACTATGATTGATGTGAaccacaaacaaaataaaaagaaggATATGATCAATAATTTGCCatcaagtaatataaaaaatgcttcAGATTTTTTTTCTGGTTTAGCATAA
- the LOC125077023 gene encoding GDP-fucose protein O-fucosyltransferase 1 translates to MDKIITLVTIIFSFNILIIFGTKIDGYVIYCPCMGRFGNQADHFLGALAFSKGINRTLVLPPWVEYRYGEIRSIQVPFDAYFNVDSLKNYHQVVTMEYFMRNIAQDVWPLQERISFCYTQRIGEIQNSCNAKSGNPFGPFWDTFHIDFVKSEFYGPLNYDAHNVNMMELWKKTYPPNEWPVLAFTGAPASFPVQSENVYLQQYVTWNDDIINKTKLFIKNNMSGGGFLGIHLRNGQDWVKACQHVTDSPKLFSAPQCVGYKNERGKLTASMCLPQKSEIIKQVKRALKKYKDIKHVFVASDSNHMREDFENALKYIDVTVHRLKPSNPHLDLAILGQANYFIGNCVSSFTAFVKRERDVKGLPSEFWSFPDRKKTKHEEL, encoded by the exons ATGGATAAAATCATAACGTtagtaacaataattttttcatttaatattcttatcatTTTTGGTACGAAAATTGACggatatgttatttattgtcCGTGTATGG GTAGATTTGGAAACCAAGCTGACCATTTTTTAGGGGCATTAGCCTTTAGTAAAGGAATAAACAGAACACTTGTATTGCCGCCATGGGTTGAATATAGATATGGAGAAATCAGATCAATTCAAGTTCCCTTTGATGCATACTTTAATGTTGATTCTTTGAAAAACTATCACCAAGTAGTAACAATGGAATATTTCATGAGAAATATTGCTCAAGATGTATGGCCCCTACAAGAAAGAATCTCATTTTGCTATACACAAAGAATTGGAGAAATACAAAACAGCTGTAATGCAAAATCTGGAAACCCTTTTGGTCCATTTTGGGACACTTTTCATATTGACTTTGTAAAATCAGAATTTTATGGACCTCTTAATTATGATGCACATAATGTTAACATGATGGAATTATGGAAAAAAACATATCCCCCTAATGAGTGGCCAGTATTAGCATTCACAG gTGCACCAGCAAGTTTTCCAGTTCAGtcagaaaatgtttatttacaacaatatgttACTTGGAATgatgacattattaataaaacaaaactttttattaaaaacaatatgagCGGTGGAGGTTTTCTGGGAATACATCTGAGAAATGGACAAGATTGGGTGAAAGCTTGCCAACATGTAACAGACAGTCCCAAGCTGTTTTCAGCACCACAATGTGTTggatataaaaatgaaagagGAAAATTAACAGCTTCAATGTGCCTTCCACAAAAAAGTGAAATAATCAA ACAAGTTAAAAGAgcactaaaaaaatacaaggatataaaacatgtttttgttGCATCAGATTCTAATCATATGCGAGAAGATTTTGAAAATGCTCTTAAATATATAGATGTCACTGTACATAGATTAAAACCAAGTAATCCTCATCTTGACTTGGCCATCTTAGGTCAAGCCAATTACTTTATTGGGAACTGTGTTTCATCATTCACAGCATTTGTCAAGAGAGAAAGAGATGTTAAAGGATTGCCTTCAGAGTTTTGGTCCTTTCcagatagaaaaaaaactaaacatgaAGAGCTTTAA
- the LOC125077037 gene encoding 60S ribosomal protein L35, which translates to MGKVKCSELRTKDKKELFKQLEELKTELTNLRVAKVTGGVASKLSKIRVVRKAIARVYIVYHQKMKVNLRNHYKNKKYKPLDLRPKKTRAMRKALTKHEAKIKTQKEIRKKSLFPPRVYAVKA; encoded by the exons Atg GGGAAGGTTAAGTGCTCAGAATTACGCACCAAGGACAAAAAAGAACTCTTCAAGCAACTTGAAGAGTTAAAAACGGAGTTAACTAATCTCCGAGTAGCTAAAGTAACTGGAGGAGTTGCTTCAAAGCTATCTAAAAT ACGTGTTGTCAGGAAAGCCATAGCACGTGTCTACATTGTCTACCATCAAAAAATGAAAGTTAATTTAAGAAatcattacaaaaacaaaaagtacAAGCCTCTTGATTTGAGACCCAAGAAGACTCGCGCCATGCGCAAGGCCCTTACTAAGCATGAGGCAAAAATCAAGACTCAAAAAGAGATCCGAAAGAAGTCTCTATTTCCACCTAGAGTGTATGCTGTAaaagcttaa
- the LOC125077063 gene encoding alpha N-terminal protein methyltransferase 1-like, whose amino-acid sequence MTEKNINYKKASEYWADIPATLDGVLGGFGYISDIDIEGSTLFLKSILALENAPKPGLALDCGAGIGRITKNLLAPLFERVDVIEPDEKFINAISSYVGENKIKIGSLYQTSLQKFVPERKYDIIWNQWVLGYLTDIDLIAYLTCCRNALSKNGVLIVKENVTSSGKIEIDETDSSVTRPLKQYLKIFKLAKLKRIKQSKQTNFPTGIFPVYMFALLPVDPDES is encoded by the exons atgaccgaaaaaaatattaactacaaAAAAGCTTCAGAATATTGGGCAGATATTCCAGCAACATTAGATGGAGTGCTTGGAGGTTTTGGTTATATATCAGATATAGACATTGAGGGTTCAACtctatttttgaaatcaattttagCATTAGAAAATGCACCTAAACCTGGATTAGCACTTGATTGCGGTGCTGGTATAGGTAGAATAACTAAGAATCTACTAGCACCCCTCTTTGAAAGAGTTGATGTTATTGAACCTGATGAAAAGTTTATTAATGCCATTTCAAGTTATGTtggagaaaataaaattaaaataggcaGTTTATATCAAACAAGCTTACAAAAATTTGTACCAGAgagaaaatatgatattatttggaATCAATGGGTTTTAGGTTACTTAACAGATATCGATTTGATTGCATATCTCACATGCTGCAG AAATGCCCTTTCAAAGAATGGAGTTCTTATTGTTAAAGAAAATGTCACTTCATCGGGAAAAATAGAGATTGATGAAACAGATTCATCAGTCACAAGACCccttaagcaatatttaaaaatatttaaactagcCAAACTGAAAAGGATAAAACAGAGTAAACAAACCAACTTTCCTACGGGGATTTTCCCAGTTTACATGTTTGCATTACTCCCTGTTGACCCTGATGAATCTTAA